TTTAAATGAAATCAGACAATCCCCAAGAATACCATTATTTCTTTTTGTTTTATTAATTATTTCCATATATGAGGTTGCATATCTTACTCTTGCTACAAAATCATATAATTTTTCTGATTTATACTTAATTTTTTTAAATTCTTTAAATTTTTTAATATGTTTAATAGTTCATGAAGGATTAAAATCCTTTTGATTAATTGATATTAACGAGTTTGTATATTTAAGTTGGCCTTCAAAAGTTTTAACATTTATTTTTCTTTGTTCCAAAGAAGAACTCAAATAGTGTGGCAGGTATGAATAAAGCAATTCATACACTTCATTCCCTTCAGATAGTATTGATATATTTTTTAAACCATCTCTTAAAAATATAGTAGTTAATTTAGAAAGTTCATGAATCAATTTAAATTTTTGCTTAACGTCTAAAGTTTCTCAATTTTCTTTTTTGAAGTTTAAAATAAACGCATTTGATTCATCTTCGTTTTTTAAAATTGTTATTAAAGGTGCTAATCATTCTTTTTCAAAAGATTTTAGTTCTCTTCCCTTTTTATATGCTTCTGAAATATTTTTTCTTGTGAATATTTTTTTAATTTTATCAACCATTTCATTAGGTTTTAAAACATCAATCATTATCATTGTTATTAAAAAAGGATAAGCAATCGAATAATAATATTTATTTTTACCTTCAATTTTAAAATTAATATCATATTCAAATTTACTTGCTAATCCACAAAGAAGAGAATAATTTCAGTAATAATTTGAATTAATTTCTTCAGAATTTATAAAAGAAGTTCTTACTATATGATTTAGAATAAATTTTTCAATGACTTCTTTGATGTAAAACTTGTTTTCTTCACTTAATTCAATGCTAAATTTAGACTCAATTTTTTTGTCTTGATATGTAAATGCAAAAAGTTCATTATAATTTTCACTAATATAATTTGATATATCTTTAAAATTTTCAGGATCAATACCTGTTAAAGTTTCGTTCTTTAATAATTGATATTGAAATAACGAATAATAAGTAACATCATATATCTCATTAACTTTCTCTTTTAAATCATTGTTAATTTTTTTAAAAATTGCTGATGAGTCTTTTTTAATGTACTCGTCAAAATATGCTCAAAAAATTGTATCAAAACGATTAATCATTATAACCCATCTTCCTTCTAAATTTTTTTTATGTATTCTTTGATGTTTTCAATTGCTAAATTAGATATTCTTTCATTTTTAAGTTTTTTAATTTCTTGTTTTGTTATTTTTTTATTTGGTTTATCAAAAGAAATTTCATCAACTATACCTCAATTTGCTTTCATAGGTTGAAAATTTGTAATTGAAGCCTTATTAATGTAGTTCAACAAAGCTCCTGTTACTGATTTTGATGTTGGTATTTTCATTTCTTTATTATTAATATAATTAAATATATTTATTGAAGTTATTAGTCCTGTCACACATGATTCAACATACCCTTCAACACCTGTTATCTGGCCAGCAAAGAAAATATTTTCATTTGATTTTAATTGTAAAAATTTATTCAAAACTTTTGGAGAATTAATAAAATTATTTTTATGCATAACACCATATCTAACAAACTTTGCATTTTCAAGACCTGGAATCATTGAGAATACTCTTTTTTGTTCAGGCCACTTTAAATTAGTTTGAAAACCAACAATATTGTACAATCTATTGTTTGCGTCATCTTGTCTCAATTGTACAACTGCATGATTCCTTGTACCATCTGGTTTATTTAATCCTTTAGGTTTCATAGGTCCAAAAAGAAGTGTTTCTTCTCCTCTTTTAGCCATTGCTTCAACAGGCATACAACCTTCAAAATATTTTAATTCTGCTTCACCTGGCAAATGCCCAATTGTTACTTCTGCTCTAATAAGTTCATTGTAAAAATTTAAATATTCTTCTTTTGACATTGGGCAATTAATATAATCGCTTGTTTCTCCTTTGTCATATCTATTTTTTTGATATGCAATTTCCATGTTAATAGATTCTTTCTCTATTATTGGCGCAACGGCATCATAAAAATAAAAATCATCAGTTCCAATTAGCTTGCTTATTTCATTTTGCAAATTATCTGTTGTTAAAGGTCCAGATGCTACTAGTGTTATTTCGTTTGGATCAATACTAATAACTTCCTTGTCAATAATTTCAATTAAATTATTATTTTGAAGCTCATTAGTTATATATTCTGAAAACATAATTCTATCTACAGCTAAACTTCCACCTGCTGGAACTTGAGCATATTCAGCGGCTCTAATAATTAGTGAATCTAAAAGTCTCATTTCTTCTTTTAAGGTTCCTACAGCATTTGTCATTTCATTACTTCTAAGAGAATTTGAACAAACTAATTCAGCAAACCCGTCCAAAAATTGGACGGGATTTTTAGTTATTCTTTTTACTTCATAAAGTTTAACTTTAATATTTCTTTTTGCTAATTGGTAAGCAGCCTCACTGCCTGCCAAACCAGCACCAATAATATTTACTGTTCTATTTTTCATTAATTCATTAAACCTGCTTCATATAATTTTTTGAAACGACCTGGAGTTGATATTAATTCTTCATAACTTCCTTGTTGAACTATACCTTTACCATTTGCTCCTAAAACAATAATTTGATCTACATTTTTAATTGTTGATAAACGGTGAGCAATAGTTACACTAGTTCTGCCTTTCATCAATTTGTCTAATTCCGCTTGTATTTCTTTTTCAACAATATTATCTAAAGCACTTGTTGCTTCATCAAGAATCAAGAAATCAGGATTTTTCAAGAATACTCTAGCAATAACTAAACGTTGTTTTTGACCACCAGATAGTAAGAAACCTCTTTGACCTAGAATTGTACTATATCCATCTTTTAGTGAAACAATAAAGTCATGTAAGTTTGCTTTTTTACATGCTCTAATAATCTCTTCTTCTGTTGCATCAAATTTTGCATATCTAATATTTTCGTAAAAATCACCAAATAAAATTTGTGGCTCTTGTTCAACATAACCAACTTTATTTAAAAATGCTGGTAAATTAATTTCATTTAAATCGTGAGAATCCTTTACTATATCGTTCTCATCTCTGTATTTACCTTCAACCAATATTTTTCCTTCAGTTGGCATATAGAATCTTAATAATAATTTTGCAACTGTTGACTTACCTGAGCCCGTTTCACCAACAAACGCATATGATTTACCTTTTTCAAAAGTTATATTCATTTTAGGCAAAATTGTTTTTTCAGGTTTTTTAGGATATGCAAATTGAACATTTTCAAAGCTAATTGAATTTATTTTTTCAATTATAGGTCCATCAGAATTTGGTTTTATTGTTGGCTCTGGATCTGTTAATTCAGAAATTCTTTGCGCAGCATTTTGTGCCCTTGTTGCTGACCTCAATGTTGGAATTAACATTGCAATTGCACCAACAACAAATGAAACTAAAACTTGGGCTAGAGGCATTTTAACACTTAATAATTCAACTGCTAATTTAATGTCGCTTTCTTTTGTAAACATAATACAAAAAATAATAACAAACATTGGCATCATTAATGAAGCTGTAACTTGAATTCATTGAGTTAAGATAGCTGATCATGTAATTGCAGCATCACCGGCTCTATTATATTTTTCATTTAACTCTTCAATTCTTTCAATTTCATGTTCTTCTAAACCTGATGACTTGATTAATGAAATATTTGATATTCTATCTGTCATATCTTGATCAACATCACGTTTTTGATCAAATGCTGTAATTAATTTTCTTCTACTTTGAATGAAAATTAAAACTGCAATAGCAATTGAAATGAACATATAAACTGCCAAAATAACAGCAACATATCAAAGACCAGATAATAACATAATAATAATAGACATTGTTATACCTGTTAAAAAGTAAATGATATTAGTAAAAAATTGTTGAATACCAAATGCTAATGATTGAGTATCTCCTACAAGTCTTGTTAAAATATTACCTGACACATGATCAAAGAAGAAATCAACATCTTGTTGAGCTAACCTAATCAACATTTTTTGTCTTTGATTAATTTCCACATGAAGTGAAAATTGAGCAATACTTCAGTTAACTACATACTCTGAAAGTAATAATAAAACTAAAGCTCCTAAAGTAATATATAGTCAAGTTGTTCATTCAGTTAAACCAACTTCTCAAGCTAAGAAAGTTAGCGTTTCTGCGCCTGGATTAGTTATAGCTGAAATCATCATTGTTGCAAATACTGGAAGGAATGTTGCAACTAATGCGTCAAACATTGTAAATAAACACATTGCTCAAAATATAGCTTTATTATCTTTTGCAGATTCAAAGATTTGGCGCATGAATACACCCATTTTTTTTCATGAAAATTCTAAGTTAACATCAAAACCATGTTTATTTAACTGTTTACCAGTTTGTAAATTATTGTTGCTCATTAATTGCTATTTCCTTTCCATCATTTTTTGAATTACCTGCATCATATAAATTTTTGAAATGCCCAGGAACTTTTTTAAGCTCATTAAATGTTCCTCTTTGCACAATACCTTGTTTTGGTGCTAATACTAAAATTTCATCTACATTTTTAATTGTTGATAAACGGTGAGCAATAGTTACACTAGTTCTACCTTTCATCAATTCGTTCAATTTTGCTTGAATCTCTTTTTCAACAATATTGTCTAAAGCACTAGTTGCTTCATCAAGAATTAATAACTGAGGATCTTTTAAAAACATTCTTGCAATAACTAAACGTTGCTTTTGACCACCTGATAACATAAATCCTCTTTCACCAAGAATTGTGTCATACCCATCAGGTCAAGTCATAATTAATTCGTGCAATTCAGCTTTTTTACATGCTGCAATAACTTGTTTGTCAGTAGCATCAAATCTTCCGTATCTAACATTATCATAAACATTACCTAAGAATATTGCTGGTTCTTGTTCTACATAACCAACTTTGTCTAAGTATGATGAAAGTACAACATCTTTTAAATCAATATTTTCATTAATTAAAACTTGACCAATTGTTGGATCATAAAATCTTAATAAAAGCTTTGATATTGTTGATTTACCTGCTCCTGTAGTTCCTACAAAAGCATATGATTTACCTTGTTCAAAAGTAAAGTCAAATTTTGGTAAAACTAATTCTGTTGGTTTTTCTGGATAAGCAAAAGCTACATCTTTAAAGTAAATATTACCTTTAATTTTTTCAATAATAACACCTTCTTTATCTTCAAAGTGATTATTAAATCTTGGTTCTTGTTCAAGAATTTCACCAATTCTTTTTGAAGCAACATTAGATTGTGTTAATCCAACAAGAACTCTTAGGAATGACATTAAGGGACCAATCATTAATGATGAAGCTGAAATCATACCAGGTAAGACAGCAACAACATCGTTTGAATCATAAATTAAAACTGTCGCTATAATCATAACTGTTTCAATTGCATTAATAATTAAGAAAATTAATGATAAAACAATAGCTTGGTAGTAGTTCATTAATGATGATTGTTTAAAATAAGGTATATGTTTTTCAATAAAACGATCTTCTTCATATTTTTCTGTACCTGAAGCTTTAATTAACTTAACATTATTAATTCTGTCAGTTACATCTCCATTAACCTCAGTAACAATTTTTCTTGTTTTGTATGCAATTGGTTTCATTGGAATAAATAAAACAAAAAATATTAAAAATAAAACTAAAAATACACAAACTAAAACTATTGTTAGAGATCCACTAATTGTAGTCATAACTATTATAGCTGCAATTGTTGTTAAAATACCATTTAAGAAAGTTATTGGAATGATACCAGTTTGCTCTCCTATGATTTG
This window of the Mesoplasma chauliocola genome carries:
- the trmFO gene encoding methylenetetrahydrofolate--tRNA-(uracil(54)-C(5))-methyltransferase (FADH(2)-oxidizing) TrmFO; the encoded protein is MKNRTVNIIGAGLAGSEAAYQLAKRNIKVKLYEVKRITKNPVQFLDGFAELVCSNSLRSNEMTNAVGTLKEEMRLLDSLIIRAAEYAQVPAGGSLAVDRIMFSEYITNELQNNNLIEIIDKEVISIDPNEITLVASGPLTTDNLQNEISKLIGTDDFYFYDAVAPIIEKESINMEIAYQKNRYDKGETSDYINCPMSKEEYLNFYNELIRAEVTIGHLPGEAELKYFEGCMPVEAMAKRGEETLLFGPMKPKGLNKPDGTRNHAVVQLRQDDANNRLYNIVGFQTNLKWPEQKRVFSMIPGLENAKFVRYGVMHKNNFINSPKVLNKFLQLKSNENIFFAGQITGVEGYVESCVTGLITSINIFNYINNKEMKIPTSKSVTGALLNYINKASITNFQPMKANWGIVDEISFDKPNKKITKQEIKKLKNERISNLAIENIKEYIKKI
- a CDS encoding ABC transporter ATP-binding protein — its product is MSNNNLQTGKQLNKHGFDVNLEFSWKKMGVFMRQIFESAKDNKAIFWAMCLFTMFDALVATFLPVFATMMISAITNPGAETLTFLAWEVGLTEWTTWLYITLGALVLLLLSEYVVNWSIAQFSLHVEINQRQKMLIRLAQQDVDFFFDHVSGNILTRLVGDTQSLAFGIQQFFTNIIYFLTGITMSIIIMLLSGLWYVAVILAVYMFISIAIAVLIFIQSRRKLITAFDQKRDVDQDMTDRISNISLIKSSGLEEHEIERIEELNEKYNRAGDAAITWSAILTQWIQVTASLMMPMFVIIFCIMFTKESDIKLAVELLSVKMPLAQVLVSFVVGAIAMLIPTLRSATRAQNAAQRISELTDPEPTIKPNSDGPIIEKINSISFENVQFAYPKKPEKTILPKMNITFEKGKSYAFVGETGSGKSTVAKLLLRFYMPTEGKILVEGKYRDENDIVKDSHDLNEINLPAFLNKVGYVEQEPQILFGDFYENIRYAKFDATEEEIIRACKKANLHDFIVSLKDGYSTILGQRGFLLSGGQKQRLVIARVFLKNPDFLILDEATSALDNIVEKEIQAELDKLMKGRTSVTIAHRLSTIKNVDQIIVLGANGKGIVQQGSYEELISTPGRFKKLYEAGLMN
- a CDS encoding ABC transporter ATP-binding protein — protein: MIDREEQQMLDNEKINESSSPQVRVSRWLKKSDLNTELEASKSKKKSKSYIALILRYMGKNKMWTTLMLVSVLILSVATAMTPKIIEQMSTAVIVDKYSGLPELSEAYNTALEKWWGIDFTGLLWIEVGIVIAMAIATFVSQWTAGMLGKKIEVDLRNDLNKKLVSMDMSYYSDKKIGEILTKVVSDTQIIGEQTGIIPITFLNGILTTIAAIIVMTTISGSLTIVLVCVFLVLFLIFFVLFIPMKPIAYKTRKIVTEVNGDVTDRINNVKLIKASGTEKYEEDRFIEKHIPYFKQSSLMNYYQAIVLSLIFLIINAIETVMIIATVLIYDSNDVVAVLPGMISASSLMIGPLMSFLRVLVGLTQSNVASKRIGEILEQEPRFNNHFEDKEGVIIEKIKGNIYFKDVAFAYPEKPTELVLPKFDFTFEQGKSYAFVGTTGAGKSTISKLLLRFYDPTIGQVLINENIDLKDVVLSSYLDKVGYVEQEPAIFLGNVYDNVRYGRFDATDKQVIAACKKAELHELIMTWPDGYDTILGERGFMLSGGQKQRLVIARMFLKDPQLLILDEATSALDNIVEKEIQAKLNELMKGRTSVTIAHRLSTIKNVDEILVLAPKQGIVQRGTFNELKKVPGHFKNLYDAGNSKNDGKEIAINEQQ